The DNA sequence TAATACacaatcattcattcatggcAACTTTATTGACATGATTGATGGCCGCAGCCGCCACCGCCGCGGCACACCCTATTACAATCTTCAACTGGAAGCCGCAAGTAGTTCTAAGTTCAAGGTGATGTAAACTGATAGGAGGCATACGAAAGAGCACCGAGCTCCCAGCTGTCGTGGATTTGCTTAGCCTTCGCATCCGGACCAGCAGCCCCCACCGCTACATGCAGCGGGTAAAAGTGATCCGGCCAAGGATGCGCCATTTTCGCATGCGGTGCCTTCTCCACGTACTTGTTCACATCCTCGTACCTTCCTTCGAGAAGAGCGTCCTTCAACCATATGTCAAACTCGAGAGCCCAAGGGACAACACCATTGCCCTTTGTCTTCTTCAACGCCCTTAAGTTGTGAGTGGCGCTACCGGACCCCACTATAAGGACGCCCTCCTCCTTGAGTGGAGCCAGCGCCCTCCCCATGTTGTAGTGGTAAGTGGCGTCCCTCTCTGTCTGAATCGACAACTGGCAAACCGGGATGTCTCCCTCCGGGTACATCAACATGAGCGGGA is a window from the Pyrus communis chromosome 16, drPyrComm1.1, whole genome shotgun sequence genome containing:
- the LOC137720095 gene encoding extradiol ring-cleavage dioxygenase-like, whose protein sequence is MAVKDTFYLSHGSPTLSIDESIPARKFLQSWKDTVYPHKPTSILIISGHWETAVPTVNSISGRHDTIYDFYGFPKSMYQLKYPAPGSPHLANCVKQLLTSSGFGPVDVDSKRGLDHGAWVPLMLMYPEGDIPVCQLSIQTERDATYHYNMGRALAPLKEEGVLIVGSGSATHNLRALKKTKGNGVVPWALEFDIWLKDALLEGRYEDVNKYVEKAPHAKMAHPWPDHFYPLHVAVGAAGPDAKAKQIHDSWELGALSYASYQFTSP